The following proteins are co-located in the Leptospira hartskeerlii genome:
- a CDS encoding phosphate ABC transporter substrate-binding protein — MKQKLTLLLLLFTVLTVANCKKEPLLITGSETMHTLLNVVAAGYSKKNPNVEVTVQGGGSFEGIEKLFDSKTDIAASSRPLTPEEQTQFERKGRFENVLIGYDGIAIVVNPANTVSKLTLEQISKIFSGDIKDWSQVGGKPGPIHVVLRNDKSGTAAYFETHILRQRDLGEKEYQTSKKKEFTSDSKVVADNDEMADLIEKDTASVGFMGMGSAQIQNKGKVKAIPYSKTGKDPFVEPSIQNVSERKYKLSRGLYLFYLSDRGKKIDEFITYITSEEGQAMVLKSGYLRSSLSTVEVEAIKP; from the coding sequence ATGAAACAAAAATTAACGCTCTTACTCCTTCTATTTACCGTGCTAACGGTTGCCAATTGCAAAAAGGAACCCTTACTGATCACAGGCTCCGAAACCATGCATACATTACTGAACGTGGTTGCAGCTGGATACTCTAAGAAAAATCCGAATGTAGAAGTTACCGTCCAAGGAGGAGGTTCCTTCGAAGGGATCGAAAAATTATTCGATTCTAAAACGGACATAGCTGCTTCTTCCAGACCATTAACTCCGGAAGAACAAACCCAGTTTGAAAGAAAGGGAAGATTTGAAAATGTACTGATCGGTTACGATGGGATCGCTATAGTAGTGAATCCTGCAAATACAGTTTCTAAGCTTACCCTGGAACAGATCTCCAAAATATTCTCAGGAGATATAAAAGATTGGTCACAAGTTGGCGGAAAACCCGGACCTATTCATGTGGTTCTTCGAAACGATAAGAGTGGAACTGCGGCTTACTTCGAAACTCATATCCTAAGACAAAGAGACTTGGGAGAAAAAGAATACCAAACTTCCAAGAAGAAAGAATTCACTAGCGACTCCAAGGTGGTGGCGGATAACGATGAGATGGCAGATCTGATCGAAAAGGACACTGCATCCGTTGGATTTATGGGAATGGGAAGCGCACAGATTCAGAACAAAGGAAAAGTGAAAGCAATTCCTTATTCTAAAACCGGGAAGGATCCTTTTGTGGAGCCGAGCATCCAAAATGTTTCCGAAAGGAAATACAAACTTTCTAGAGGTTTGTACCTATTTTATCTCTCTGATAGGGGTAAAAAAATCGATGAGTTCATTACTTATATCACTTCGGAAGAAGGACAAGCAATGGTGCTAAAAAGCGGCTATTTAAGAAGTTCGTTAAGTACTGTAGAAGTAGAAGCGATCAAACCATAA